One genomic window of Acidobacteriota bacterium includes the following:
- a CDS encoding cyclic nucleotide-binding domain-containing protein, which produces MQKFSKALGVYEEVPPPSLEELGTYPVLRGYDAALLKRIQPHTLLMKVEKGDLILREGEYGDSAYYIVDGTVEVVLPQSMKRRPTLEIPTRPTRRKGSPVAERAESILDERKVSPGAGQMPGRPIRGDTVILTTLPADIVGTDRILLAKGEIFGEISALSRYPQSANVVAHTDCVILQIRVQALRMIQKKSPEFKEFVDQRYRQRSLSNHLMNVRLFADCDATFIKELTQRVQLLSFEPGESIVRQGDPADAFFLVRSGFVKVSQRVGEVDLTISYVAKGEYCGEIALLFDEPWMFSLTAYDHADIVKVSREDFQRMMKDHPAIEREVWEVTVSRLKDRGRVARTPGASAFLQMALDEGLIHGNSILLIDLDTCTRCDDCVRGCQSTHEGTPRFIREGTKYQNFLIPTACYHCTDPVCMIGCPTGAITRVGAGLQVAISDACIGCGNCANRCPWGNIIPVPETKEGKLVNISTKCDLCEAHDGRPACVYNCPNGSAMRISFKDLDTIMGQIES; this is translated from the coding sequence ATGCAGAAGTTCAGCAAGGCGCTCGGCGTCTACGAGGAGGTCCCGCCCCCGTCCCTCGAGGAGCTCGGCACCTACCCCGTCCTCCGCGGCTACGACGCCGCGCTCCTGAAGCGCATCCAGCCCCACACCCTCCTCATGAAGGTCGAGAAGGGCGACCTGATCCTGCGCGAGGGGGAGTACGGCGACTCGGCGTATTACATCGTCGACGGGACGGTCGAGGTCGTCCTCCCCCAGTCGATGAAGCGCCGGCCGACGCTGGAGATCCCCACCCGGCCGACGCGACGGAAGGGGTCGCCGGTCGCGGAGCGCGCCGAGTCGATCCTCGACGAGCGCAAGGTCTCCCCCGGCGCCGGCCAGATGCCGGGGAGGCCCATCCGCGGCGACACGGTGATCCTCACGACGCTCCCCGCGGACATCGTGGGCACGGACCGGATCCTCCTCGCGAAGGGGGAGATCTTCGGCGAGATCTCCGCCCTCTCGCGCTACCCGCAGAGCGCCAACGTCGTCGCGCACACCGACTGCGTGATCCTCCAGATCCGCGTGCAGGCGCTGCGGATGATCCAGAAGAAGTCGCCCGAGTTCAAGGAGTTCGTGGATCAGCGCTACCGCCAGCGCTCCCTCTCGAACCACCTCATGAACGTCCGCCTCTTCGCGGACTGCGACGCGACGTTCATCAAGGAGCTGACGCAGCGGGTGCAGCTCCTCTCGTTCGAGCCCGGCGAGTCGATCGTCCGGCAGGGAGATCCCGCCGACGCCTTCTTCCTCGTCCGGAGCGGCTTCGTGAAGGTGTCGCAGAGGGTCGGCGAGGTCGACCTCACGATCTCGTACGTCGCGAAGGGGGAGTACTGCGGGGAGATCGCGCTCCTCTTCGACGAGCCGTGGATGTTCTCCCTCACCGCGTACGACCACGCCGACATCGTGAAGGTGTCGCGCGAGGACTTCCAGCGGATGATGAAGGACCATCCCGCCATCGAGCGCGAGGTCTGGGAGGTGACGGTCTCACGGCTCAAGGATCGCGGGCGCGTGGCGCGCACCCCCGGGGCGTCGGCCTTCCTCCAGATGGCCCTCGACGAGGGGCTCATCCACGGGAACAGCATCCTCCTCATCGACCTCGACACCTGCACGCGGTGCGACGACTGCGTGAGGGGGTGCCAGTCCACCCACGAGGGGACGCCGCGCTTCATCCGCGAGGGGACCAAGTACCAGAACTTCCTCATCCCGACCGCGTGCTACCACTGCACCGACCCGGTCTGCATGATCGGCTGCCCCACGGGAGCCATCACCCGCGTCGGCGCGGGGCTCCAGGTGGCGATCTCCGACGCCTGCATCGGCTGCGGGAACTGTGCGAACCGCTGCCCCTGGGGGAACATCATCCCGGTCCCCGAGACGAAGGAGGGGAAGCTCGTCAACATCTCGACGAAGTGCGATCTCTGCGAGGCGCACGACGGCCGGCCCGCGTGCGTCTACAACTGCCCGAACGGATCCGCGATGCGCATCTCGTTCAAGGACCTCGACACGATCATGGGGCAGATCGAATCGTGA